A single region of the Paludibacter jiangxiensis genome encodes:
- a CDS encoding BT_3928 family protein: protein MNSLQKNTLRILRWLFGAVFVFSGFVKAIDPLGGSYKFQDYFVAMGLESLSAFALVLSVLLSALEMVIGLNIIAGIRLKETSWVALLFMLFMTGLTAWIYKANPVHDCGCFGDALVISNKATFYKNIVLLAMIIGIIVLRKHHTTTLRPLSEWILVAFSFFSVMTLSHFNYHYLPMVDFRPYKIGANIPEGMKIPDGAPKDEYTTTFIYAKNGAKKEFTLNNYPANDSAWKFVDQKTVLVKEGYKPPIHDFSIQSPTNGEITDIVLGNKGYSFLLVAYDLNKAATDRFEKINTIADYAKKNNYPFYCLTASTGSDVDDFVKKTGLKAEVCNADPIMLKTTIRSNPGLILLHNGTVINHWPNGWLPSFDKPLSNNPKDEMPSIPSWLLVMAVAIAYTTAFIVLRQILIKRFQI, encoded by the coding sequence ATGAATTCTCTACAAAAAAATACACTTCGAATTCTACGCTGGCTCTTCGGCGCAGTGTTTGTCTTTTCGGGCTTTGTCAAAGCCATCGATCCGCTGGGTGGCTCCTACAAATTTCAGGACTACTTTGTCGCCATGGGTCTCGAAAGCCTCAGCGCATTCGCTCTGGTGCTGTCCGTACTGCTCTCTGCCCTAGAAATGGTAATCGGCCTGAACATCATTGCCGGTATCCGCCTGAAGGAAACTTCGTGGGTCGCCCTGCTCTTTATGCTCTTCATGACTGGACTCACGGCTTGGATCTACAAAGCCAATCCCGTGCACGACTGCGGCTGTTTTGGCGATGCGTTGGTCATCAGCAACAAAGCTACGTTCTACAAAAATATCGTACTGCTGGCAATGATTATCGGAATCATTGTGTTGCGCAAACATCACACGACCACTCTCCGGCCGCTGTCGGAATGGATACTGGTAGCCTTTTCGTTCTTCAGCGTGATGACTTTGTCGCACTTCAACTACCACTACCTGCCAATGGTCGATTTCCGGCCTTACAAGATCGGAGCCAACATTCCCGAAGGAATGAAAATCCCTGATGGGGCTCCCAAAGACGAATATACCACCACGTTTATTTACGCGAAAAACGGGGCAAAGAAAGAGTTTACGCTTAACAACTATCCCGCCAACGATAGCGCATGGAAGTTCGTTGATCAGAAGACTGTTTTGGTCAAAGAAGGATACAAACCACCCATTCATGACTTTTCGATTCAGAGTCCGACAAATGGAGAAATCACTGACATCGTACTGGGCAATAAAGGCTATTCTTTCCTGCTGGTGGCGTACGACCTGAACAAAGCCGCAACCGACCGTTTCGAAAAGATCAACACCATTGCAGACTATGCCAAGAAGAACAACTATCCGTTCTACTGTTTAACGGCCTCAACGGGGAGTGATGTGGATGACTTCGTAAAGAAAACAGGATTGAAAGCAGAGGTTTGCAATGCCGATCCAATCATGCTTAAAACGACTATTCGTTCCAATCCGGGTTTAATTCTGTTGCACAACGGAACAGTAATTAATCACTGGCCTAACGGCTGGTTACCTTCGTTCGACAAGCCATTGAGCAATAATCCGAAAGATGAAATGCCGTCTATTCCATCGTGGTTGCTGGTTATGGCTGTGGCCATTGCATATACGACCGCATTTATCGTCTTGCGGCAAATCCTTATAAAACGATTTCAGATATAA
- a CDS encoding DUF1599 domain-containing protein — protein sequence MTTTEQQFDSVIKTCRDIFAKKLTDYGTSWRIMRPSSVTDQIYIKANRIRSLETKKEAMVDEGTRGEWIAIVNYGVIGLIQLALGYADQPDLSPEEALALYDKYIQQTKTLMMAKNHDYGEAWRLMRVSSYTDIILQKLNRTKQIESNNGETLISEGIDANYSDMVNYAIFALIKIDFEGEQ from the coding sequence ATGACAACAACCGAGCAGCAATTTGACTCCGTTATCAAAACCTGTCGCGATATTTTTGCCAAGAAGCTGACCGACTACGGTACTTCGTGGCGCATCATGCGACCCTCTTCGGTTACCGACCAGATATATATCAAAGCCAATCGTATCCGCAGCCTCGAAACCAAGAAGGAGGCAATGGTGGACGAAGGAACGCGCGGCGAATGGATTGCCATCGTCAACTACGGTGTCATCGGATTGATTCAGCTTGCGCTGGGTTATGCCGACCAACCCGACCTTTCGCCCGAGGAGGCTTTGGCGCTTTACGACAAATATATTCAGCAGACCAAAACGCTGATGATGGCCAAGAACCACGATTACGGCGAAGCATGGCGACTAATGCGGGTCAGCTCGTACACCGACATCATTCTGCAAAAGCTCAACCGCACCAAGCAGATCGAGTCGAACAACGGAGAAACGCTGATCTCTGAAGGAATTGATGCCAACTACTCCGACATGGTAAATTATGCCATCTTTGCGTTGATTAAAATTGATTTTGAAGGAGAACAATAA
- a CDS encoding SusC/RagA family TonB-linked outer membrane protein: MRNKNDVNRTKVYRHPMFFYKMLCLFILISVAPMAFAQSVTIKGNVKDAQGAPLPGVAVKVQGTTQGTLTDVDGNYSISVPSSKSTLVFSFIGMETEKITVGTQKAISLTMKDSSIALNEVVSIGYARVKKSDVTGALTQVTAKTLEERPVQNAISAMQGKAAGVDVQSNNRPGEISNVVIRGTRSINGSNSPLYVVDGVILMGDMNDINPNDIASMEILKDASSTAIYGSRGANGVVLITTKNGKKGKINVDYTGTVTFDVINSVTDWASAGEMLDRYRLANINGGTYKSGSTNYMYPDPTVDLAIFGHSDAATMAAIRSAYEWNSDGTVKTRSTTSEEQAAGLPAQVPVYNSGNVPTTDWAKYLTRTGITQNHQVAISSGNDVSKLYMSLGYYNNKGTQENQGYKRYSVRMNGETSPLKWLTVGVNLNTSLSEQKYGNSYRTGSSTGPNDAYGLALSQYVMAKPYDDNGNLILYPGNNQSLPTWNPLINLSTTDDLTRKLTIQANTFADIKFTPWLKYHMNFGAGYRTSNSGSWQGSGSTTRLKSGLPTTAVASYSTSEVYQYLIENLLYANKTFGKHDLGLTLMQSGQYARNVGSNMSASSIFYDACKWYNLAANSNGKPDSYGTSFSETSMISYMARFNYAFNSRYLLNASLRSDGASQLADGHKWDLFPSASVAWKLHEESFMKSFKWVDELKLRFGMGTSGNSAVGAYSSAGPLAQYAYTWGTTAAYGMIPYNMPNPSLGWEHTSQYNVGLDFAFLNQRLTGTLEFYLSNTRDILMYRSIVPITGYAQIMDNIGRMRNKGVEFTISSKNIVNKDFSWSTDLSVSSNKNQIVELVNGKQDMAGNNWYIGQPLNVFRTYHIAGIWQNTTEDLAEIAKWKANGYTFAVGQYKPQELGTPDYKLTDADKSIVGSTDPKVVLGLTNTFTYKNWEFSFFLYSRLGQKYFSSLLPAGINGTNYVGYGRHVKASDFWSPSNTSGKYPQPSTASAATVNASLTQASYVNDGSYMIVRNISLGYKLPAKFANKLNMKSMQIFGQVMNPFIFGGEVVKAGLNPDDTNGWTSTNSVGESTGGTNNNTIINTSFVAGVRVSF; encoded by the coding sequence ATGAGAAACAAAAATGATGTAAATCGAACAAAAGTTTACAGGCATCCTATGTTCTTCTACAAGATGCTCTGTTTGTTTATCCTCATATCGGTTGCACCTATGGCATTTGCACAAAGTGTGACGATAAAAGGAAATGTTAAAGACGCACAAGGAGCTCCGCTCCCGGGTGTTGCCGTAAAAGTACAGGGGACAACCCAGGGCACACTCACCGATGTTGATGGAAATTATTCGATCTCTGTTCCGTCATCAAAATCCACACTGGTTTTTTCATTTATCGGGATGGAAACCGAAAAAATCACAGTTGGTACACAAAAGGCGATCAGTCTTACGATGAAAGATTCGTCTATCGCTTTAAATGAAGTGGTTTCCATTGGTTATGCCCGGGTAAAGAAGAGTGACGTTACCGGCGCTCTTACTCAGGTTACTGCTAAAACACTGGAAGAAAGACCTGTGCAAAATGCAATTAGTGCAATGCAGGGGAAAGCAGCTGGTGTTGACGTACAATCGAACAACCGTCCGGGTGAAATTTCTAATGTTGTTATTCGTGGTACGCGATCTATTAATGGATCAAACTCGCCTCTTTATGTTGTTGATGGTGTAATTCTGATGGGTGATATGAATGATATTAATCCGAATGATATTGCATCGATGGAAATTTTGAAAGATGCATCTTCTACTGCAATTTATGGTTCTAGAGGTGCTAACGGGGTTGTACTTATTACAACTAAAAACGGTAAAAAAGGCAAGATCAATGTTGACTATACCGGTACTGTTACATTTGATGTGATTAATTCAGTAACAGACTGGGCAAGTGCAGGCGAAATGCTTGATCGTTATCGCTTAGCAAACATTAATGGCGGAACCTATAAAAGCGGTTCAACTAATTACATGTATCCGGATCCTACTGTTGACCTTGCTATTTTCGGGCACTCTGACGCTGCAACAATGGCAGCTATTCGTTCCGCTTACGAATGGAATAGCGACGGAACTGTAAAAACCCGTTCGACAACTTCTGAGGAACAAGCTGCCGGTTTGCCAGCTCAGGTTCCGGTTTACAATTCGGGCAATGTTCCTACAACCGACTGGGCAAAATACCTTACAAGAACCGGAATTACTCAGAATCACCAGGTTGCTATTTCATCAGGAAATGATGTTTCGAAATTGTATATGTCATTGGGATATTATAACAACAAAGGAACACAGGAAAATCAGGGATACAAACGCTATTCTGTCAGAATGAACGGAGAAACATCTCCTCTCAAATGGTTAACTGTTGGCGTAAACTTAAATACATCGCTGAGTGAACAGAAATATGGAAATTCTTATCGTACAGGTAGCTCTACCGGGCCAAATGATGCTTACGGATTGGCATTGAGTCAATATGTGATGGCTAAACCTTACGACGATAATGGTAATTTGATTTTATATCCAGGTAATAACCAGTCTCTACCTACCTGGAACCCGCTCATTAACCTCTCCACCACGGATGATTTGACAAGAAAATTAACTATTCAGGCAAATACATTTGCCGATATTAAATTTACACCATGGCTTAAATACCACATGAACTTTGGTGCTGGTTATAGAACATCCAATTCAGGTTCATGGCAGGGATCCGGTTCAACCACCAGGTTGAAAAGCGGTTTGCCAACGACTGCTGTTGCTTCTTATTCTACCTCTGAAGTTTATCAGTATCTGATAGAAAACCTTTTGTATGCGAATAAAACATTCGGTAAACATGATTTGGGATTGACTTTAATGCAATCTGGTCAGTATGCAAGAAATGTAGGCTCAAACATGAGCGCTTCGAGCATTTTCTACGATGCTTGTAAATGGTACAACCTCGCAGCTAACTCGAATGGGAAACCAGATAGTTATGGAACCAGTTTCAGCGAAACTTCAATGATTTCGTATATGGCTCGTTTTAATTATGCCTTTAATAGCCGTTATCTTTTGAATGCGTCTTTACGTTCTGATGGTGCTTCGCAGCTTGCCGACGGTCATAAATGGGATCTTTTCCCATCAGCTTCTGTTGCGTGGAAATTGCATGAAGAATCTTTTATGAAATCATTTAAATGGGTGGATGAGCTGAAACTACGTTTTGGTATGGGTACATCAGGAAACTCTGCTGTTGGAGCATACTCTTCCGCAGGTCCATTGGCTCAGTACGCTTACACATGGGGCACCACTGCCGCTTATGGTATGATTCCATATAATATGCCGAATCCTTCTCTTGGATGGGAACATACTTCTCAGTACAACGTCGGTTTGGATTTTGCTTTCCTGAACCAACGTTTAACCGGTACTCTTGAGTTCTACTTATCGAACACCCGTGATATTCTTATGTATCGTTCGATTGTTCCAATTACAGGTTATGCCCAAATTATGGACAATATCGGTAGAATGAGAAATAAAGGTGTGGAATTCACAATTTCAAGCAAGAATATTGTAAATAAAGATTTTTCCTGGTCAACAGATCTTTCTGTTTCATCTAATAAAAATCAGATCGTAGAATTGGTGAACGGGAAACAGGATATGGCCGGAAACAACTGGTATATCGGACAGCCTTTGAATGTGTTCAGAACTTACCACATTGCCGGAATCTGGCAAAACACGACAGAAGATCTTGCTGAGATTGCAAAGTGGAAAGCGAATGGTTATACATTTGCAGTAGGCCAATACAAACCACAGGAATTGGGTACACCGGATTATAAGCTGACCGATGCCGACAAATCTATTGTAGGTAGTACAGATCCGAAGGTGGTATTAGGTTTGACCAATACCTTTACCTACAAGAACTGGGAATTCAGCTTCTTCCTGTATTCGCGTTTAGGACAAAAATACTTCTCTTCGTTACTTCCTGCCGGTATAAACGGAACAAACTATGTAGGATATGGACGCCACGTAAAAGCCAGCGATTTCTGGTCGCCATCAAATACATCGGGTAAATATCCGCAACCAAGCACAGCAAGTGCTGCAACAGTGAACGCTTCTTTAACACAGGCATCGTATGTGAACGACGGTTCTTATATGATTGTTCGTAATATATCACTGGGATATAAACTTCCGGCAAAATTTGCAAACAAATTAAATATGAAGAGTATGCAGATTTTTGGACAGGTGATGAATCCATTTATTTTCGGAGGTGAAGTGGTGAAAGCCGGATTGAACCCTGATGATACGAATGGCTGGACAAGCACGAACAGTGTGGGAGAATCAACTGGCGGTACCAACAACAATACTATTATCAATACAAGTTTTGTTGCAGGTGTAAGAGTCAGCTTCTAA
- a CDS encoding RagB/SusD family nutrient uptake outer membrane protein — MKKYILLSLLITSLFSCKDFLEEKSVTTLTQDYYKTAEGLQSLCKGSYQFLRFKSDYNQGNYIFGIGSDVEVFDWSLADRIAMGSYNPSGWDPASTVSTRMTALTNFLIGSLSGGYTEGAYPEIGRCNLFLENYAKLTSADQTSLVARKGEMLFLRAYSYFLLTNALGDAPLILHSFSGMPSNFNFPKAKMEVIYKQMITDLREAVNVLPATTTETGRITKPAAAHLLAKIYLARAQGANFQNSTEPTLKALYKGSVSSDLDSCIFYASMPIDQLKTTTAYGGLCPNFGTLFTTTSDYARENQKEILLSAQYEPTQTYDGRYGNTLVHLFNSNHTSLRACTPRTLDYGRPYATACPSDWGFDQYTDRANDSRYYKTYLTDYVATATTTSGGKPWDKPTAYYYNNYLNPTATTKAVVGAVKLTLGKRSIVYIENSKDQPFDSLWVMSQPYIMMVRWMVGSPNGAGYFNADGTPKAGAMVDPANPVVTNTAGRKMMYRISGDYGNQFGIDINTTNSQWYMGPRKWLDQFRGKSTDVNGAGSIDFTVFRLAETYLIRAEAYGRKGDYTSAINDLNVIRKRAAYHAGENRSDVLVTLEPSVITGSLSIPASEKVAPYAVTTDSYSKIAIDGSEWDGVSAKSVRENYPPTAASTLDRFINFIYNERGRELCFELTNVEDLHNAGLLYDRIYYHDMMGAPAASTGTTAFPFPKDDISKGGIGALGVGKGTLDRKYTFKPWPLVFLQLLTDENNNPLDASSIAAYQNPGY, encoded by the coding sequence ATGAAAAAATATATTCTGTTATCGTTGCTGATAACGTCATTATTTTCCTGTAAAGATTTTTTGGAAGAAAAATCTGTTACAACATTAACTCAGGATTATTACAAAACGGCTGAAGGACTTCAGTCTTTGTGTAAAGGGAGTTATCAGTTCCTGCGATTTAAAAGTGATTACAATCAGGGGAATTACATATTTGGTATCGGATCGGATGTGGAAGTATTTGACTGGTCTTTGGCAGACCGTATCGCTATGGGAAGTTATAACCCAAGCGGATGGGATCCAGCTTCTACCGTTTCGACTCGTATGACAGCGCTTACCAATTTCTTAATTGGTAGTTTAAGCGGAGGTTATACCGAAGGTGCTTACCCTGAAATCGGACGTTGTAACCTATTCCTCGAAAATTATGCGAAACTTACTTCGGCAGATCAGACGTCACTAGTAGCAAGAAAAGGAGAAATGTTATTTCTGAGAGCCTATTCATACTTCTTGTTGACTAATGCTTTAGGAGATGCTCCTCTTATTTTGCACAGCTTTTCAGGGATGCCATCTAATTTTAACTTCCCTAAAGCGAAAATGGAAGTTATCTATAAACAGATGATTACCGATTTGCGCGAAGCCGTTAATGTTCTTCCGGCAACCACTACTGAGACAGGACGTATCACCAAACCGGCAGCAGCACACTTGTTGGCTAAAATATATCTTGCCCGTGCACAGGGAGCAAACTTCCAAAATAGTACAGAACCAACTTTGAAAGCATTGTACAAAGGAAGCGTTTCTAGCGACCTCGATTCATGTATCTTTTATGCATCAATGCCTATCGATCAGTTGAAGACTACAACTGCATACGGCGGTTTGTGTCCGAACTTTGGAACGTTATTTACCACAACAAGTGATTATGCACGTGAAAATCAAAAAGAAATTTTGCTTTCGGCTCAATACGAACCGACACAGACATATGATGGCCGTTATGGCAATACTTTGGTTCACTTGTTCAATAGTAATCATACCTCGTTAAGAGCTTGTACTCCGAGAACATTGGATTATGGCCGTCCTTATGCAACTGCATGTCCTTCTGATTGGGGTTTTGACCAATATACAGACAGAGCTAACGATTCACGTTATTACAAAACATACTTAACTGACTACGTAGCTACAGCAACAACCACATCCGGAGGAAAACCATGGGATAAACCGACTGCTTATTATTACAACAACTATCTTAATCCTACCGCAACTACTAAAGCTGTTGTAGGAGCTGTAAAACTCACCCTTGGCAAGCGTTCTATCGTTTATATTGAGAACTCGAAAGACCAACCTTTTGACTCTCTTTGGGTAATGAGTCAGCCTTATATCATGATGGTTCGCTGGATGGTAGGTAGTCCTAACGGTGCCGGATATTTCAACGCAGACGGTACTCCCAAAGCAGGTGCAATGGTAGATCCCGCAAACCCGGTTGTTACTAATACCGCAGGGCGTAAAATGATGTATCGCATTAGCGGTGACTATGGCAATCAATTTGGTATTGATATTAATACAACCAATTCGCAATGGTATATGGGTCCAAGAAAATGGTTGGATCAATTCAGAGGAAAATCAACCGATGTGAATGGGGCAGGTTCTATAGACTTTACGGTTTTCCGTTTGGCAGAAACCTACCTTATCAGAGCAGAAGCTTACGGACGTAAAGGTGACTATACCAGCGCGATTAACGATTTGAATGTTATTCGTAAACGTGCGGCTTACCATGCCGGAGAAAATCGTTCGGATGTACTTGTGACACTGGAACCGAGTGTTATTACCGGTAGTTTGTCTATTCCTGCAAGTGAGAAAGTTGCACCTTATGCTGTAACAACAGATTCTTACAGCAAAATTGCCATTGACGGAAGTGAATGGGATGGTGTAAGTGCAAAAAGTGTTCGTGAAAACTATCCACCGACAGCCGCTTCTACACTTGATCGTTTTATCAATTTTATCTATAACGAACGTGGTCGCGAATTGTGTTTCGAATTAACTAATGTAGAAGACCTGCACAATGCCGGTTTGTTGTACGATCGTATTTATTACCACGACATGATGGGAGCTCCGGCTGCATCTACAGGTACTACAGCATTCCCGTTCCCGAAAGATGATATTTCCAAAGGAGGTATCGGTGCTTTAGGTGTTGGTAAGGGTACCTTGGACAGAAAATATACGTTCAAACCATGGCCACTTGTCTTCCTACAGCTTCTGACCGACGAAAATAATAATCCGCTTGATGCCTCGTCAATAGCAGCTTATCAAAACCCGGGTTATTAA
- a CDS encoding oligogalacturonate lyase family protein gives MKNKIYLVLSLVLFSSYSFSQSLLETGGEKMPAVWIDKDTHHKMMRLTQRDGNSASFYFHNNPFILGKPGEGDRMVFYGNDSYKADGIGMQLFTVNLKTLKIQQLTDGLKRKSGEIVGHQNHNVYYQVNDSVFSTNADTRKTTLEFVFPADFKGGITTLNADETLLGGAWASEKEKDISRKFPQKSDFFNKIYEAKEPRTLFTINLKTKELTKVFSDSAWLNHVQFSPTDPKLLMFCHEGPWHKVDRIWTINIDTKKIMLVHKRTMDMEIAGHEWFSPDGKTIWFDLQQPRGKTFFVAGTDLQTGNETKYQFDRDQWSVHYTISPDQKLFAGDGGDPGAVAKAKDGQWINLFTPDGNRFKFERLVNMKHHNYHLEPNVHFSPDQKWIIFRANFEGFESVYAVEIAKSDHN, from the coding sequence ATGAAAAATAAAATTTATCTAGTGCTTTCTTTGGTTCTTTTCTCCAGTTACTCTTTCTCTCAATCCCTGCTTGAAACCGGAGGGGAAAAAATGCCCGCTGTATGGATTGATAAAGATACCCACCACAAAATGATGCGACTTACTCAGCGCGATGGAAACAGCGCCAGCTTTTACTTCCATAACAATCCCTTTATTCTGGGTAAACCCGGAGAGGGCGACCGGATGGTATTTTACGGAAATGATTCGTACAAAGCCGATGGCATAGGAATGCAATTATTTACGGTCAACCTGAAAACGCTCAAAATCCAACAACTTACCGACGGACTGAAACGCAAAAGCGGAGAAATAGTCGGACATCAAAACCATAATGTTTACTATCAGGTAAACGATTCAGTTTTCTCTACGAATGCAGATACCCGTAAAACTACTCTCGAATTTGTATTTCCTGCTGATTTCAAAGGCGGAATTACGACTTTGAATGCCGACGAAACATTGCTTGGAGGCGCATGGGCCTCCGAGAAAGAGAAAGACATATCTCGCAAGTTTCCCCAAAAAAGCGACTTTTTCAATAAAATATACGAAGCGAAAGAGCCCCGCACTTTATTCACCATCAATCTGAAAACAAAGGAACTTACCAAAGTGTTTTCCGATAGCGCATGGTTAAATCACGTTCAGTTTTCTCCGACAGACCCTAAATTGTTGATGTTTTGTCACGAAGGTCCCTGGCATAAAGTGGATCGGATATGGACGATCAATATTGACACAAAAAAAATAATGCTGGTTCACAAACGCACCATGGATATGGAGATTGCGGGTCATGAGTGGTTTAGTCCCGATGGAAAGACCATCTGGTTCGACCTGCAACAGCCGCGTGGCAAAACATTCTTTGTAGCCGGAACCGACTTACAAACCGGCAACGAAACCAAATATCAGTTTGATCGTGACCAGTGGAGCGTTCATTATACCATTTCTCCCGATCAGAAACTCTTTGCCGGTGACGGTGGAGATCCTGGCGCTGTGGCAAAAGCAAAAGATGGCCAGTGGATCAACCTCTTTACACCTGATGGCAATCGTTTCAAATTCGAACGATTGGTCAACATGAAGCATCATAATTATCATCTGGAACCCAATGTACACTTCTCTCCAGACCAGAAATGGATTATATTTCGTGCCAATTTTGAAGGATTTGAAAGTGTATATGCCGTTGAAATAGCAAAATCAGATCACAATTAA
- a CDS encoding arylsulfatase, whose translation MKLSLQSIGKISILSATIADPLFAANKHAEEKPNIIFIIADDMGYGDLACYGNDVVKTPNIDRLAQEGVRFTQAYAGSAVSSPSRCCLLTGKHTGHSRIRDNFAKAGGMTGDKNGKVIRRANLLESDTTLALMLRGAGYHSMLINKWHQDGFNPNAGPLDRGFDEFKGWLISYPESNLPYYYPAKRFNNRQLIDVAENQNGVQGRHCNDISTDEAIQFIQENKKRPFFLYLAYDTPHEPYIIKDRGIYEKMNISDTAKTYAALISNMDKNVGRVLQSIDQSGLRNNTIVCFISDNGGAVMAPRRELKCNSNFRGLKGNLYEGGIRVPIIARWPNHFSKKVTSDALIYFPDFMPTLAAIAGVKPCATSDGMNILPTLEGKNQHTEQRMLYWEFPGNSQAVRWGKWKAIRTKWHGELELYDLSRDIAETTNVAKDHPDVVAAIDAYMKTAHAESENWPTVKE comes from the coding sequence ATGAAACTTTCTTTACAATCGATCGGAAAAATAAGCATACTTAGCGCAACAATTGCAGATCCGTTATTTGCAGCCAACAAGCATGCAGAAGAAAAACCAAATATTATATTTATCATTGCCGACGACATGGGCTACGGCGATTTGGCCTGTTATGGCAATGATGTCGTAAAAACGCCGAACATCGACCGGTTGGCACAAGAGGGCGTTCGGTTCACCCAGGCATATGCCGGTTCGGCTGTGAGCTCTCCATCGCGCTGCTGTTTACTCACCGGCAAACACACCGGTCATAGCCGCATCCGCGATAATTTTGCAAAGGCCGGAGGAATGACCGGAGACAAAAATGGGAAAGTAATCCGACGTGCAAACTTGCTGGAGTCGGACACAACCCTCGCATTAATGTTACGAGGCGCCGGATATCACTCCATGCTGATCAACAAATGGCATCAGGATGGGTTCAATCCTAATGCAGGTCCACTGGATCGGGGTTTCGACGAATTCAAAGGATGGTTAATCTCCTACCCGGAATCAAATCTGCCCTACTACTATCCAGCCAAACGATTTAATAACCGACAGTTGATCGATGTTGCCGAAAATCAAAACGGAGTTCAGGGAAGACACTGTAATGACATATCCACTGACGAAGCTATTCAGTTCATTCAGGAAAACAAGAAACGTCCCTTCTTTTTGTACCTTGCCTACGATACTCCTCACGAACCCTACATTATTAAGGATCGGGGCATCTACGAGAAAATGAATATCAGCGATACCGCCAAGACTTATGCTGCACTCATCAGTAACATGGATAAAAACGTGGGAAGAGTGCTGCAATCCATCGATCAAAGCGGGCTACGCAACAATACCATCGTCTGTTTTATTTCCGACAATGGCGGTGCCGTAATGGCTCCACGCCGTGAACTGAAGTGCAACAGCAACTTCCGCGGATTAAAAGGGAATCTATACGAAGGCGGAATACGTGTACCTATCATTGCCCGCTGGCCTAATCATTTCTCAAAAAAGGTAACAAGCGATGCCCTTATTTACTTCCCCGATTTCATGCCCACGCTGGCTGCCATCGCCGGAGTCAAACCCTGTGCAACCTCTGATGGAATGAACATTCTGCCCACGTTGGAAGGAAAAAATCAGCACACCGAGCAACGCATGCTTTATTGGGAGTTTCCGGGTAATTCGCAAGCCGTTCGTTGGGGAAAATGGAAAGCCATTCGCACCAAATGGCACGGAGAGCTGGAGCTCTATGATCTGAGCCGGGATATAGCAGAAACCACCAATGTGGCAAAAGATCATCCGGACGTAGTTGCTGCCATTGATGCTTACATGAAAACTGCTCATGCTGAATCGGAAAACTGGCCGACAGTAAAAGAGTAG